In Nocardioides cavernae, a single genomic region encodes these proteins:
- a CDS encoding MFS transporter, giving the protein MTRFVETVLPARLGRRFRWLLASSWTTNIGDGVAMAAGPLLVASQTDDARLVAMAGLLRGLPWLLIGLHAGAMADRLDRRTVVVTANLVRTVVLALLCASIATGHVSITVVLVSVFALGVAEVFADSTSSTLTPMFVDKADLGIANSRMQAGLLTANQLVGPPVGAFLFAAGMVWPFASQLVCVLLGVVLVSRIGSTRDQVRASVDTHVRQDIVEGIRWLWGHAAIRTLAIVILTFNITWGAAWSILVLWSLDRVHMGEVGFGLLTTASALGGMVGTFLYGRLERRFDLATLMKTCLLLEVLMHLALALTTVPWVALLIMFGFGAYAFVWFNVSQVVRQRAVPMEFQGRVGSVYLIFVFGGMVIGQGIGGVIAQHWGLAAPFWFAFVGSGLTLALVWSRLPSIAHADEPAAATA; this is encoded by the coding sequence GTGACCCGCTTCGTCGAGACCGTCCTGCCGGCCCGTCTCGGCCGACGCTTCCGGTGGCTGCTCGCCTCGTCGTGGACGACCAACATCGGCGACGGGGTCGCGATGGCGGCCGGGCCGCTGCTCGTCGCCTCGCAGACCGACGACGCGCGCCTGGTCGCGATGGCCGGGCTGCTGCGTGGACTGCCGTGGCTGCTGATCGGGCTGCACGCGGGCGCCATGGCCGACCGCCTCGACCGGCGTACGGTCGTGGTGACCGCGAACCTCGTGCGCACCGTCGTCCTCGCGCTGCTCTGCGCCTCGATCGCCACCGGTCACGTGTCCATCACGGTCGTGCTGGTCTCGGTCTTCGCGCTGGGCGTGGCCGAGGTGTTCGCCGACTCGACCTCGAGCACGCTCACCCCGATGTTCGTCGACAAGGCCGACCTCGGCATCGCCAACTCCCGGATGCAGGCCGGTCTCCTGACGGCCAACCAGCTCGTCGGACCGCCGGTCGGGGCGTTCCTGTTCGCAGCCGGGATGGTGTGGCCGTTCGCGAGCCAGCTCGTGTGCGTCCTGCTCGGCGTGGTCCTGGTGTCGCGCATCGGCTCGACCCGCGACCAGGTGCGCGCCTCGGTGGACACCCACGTGCGCCAGGACATCGTCGAGGGCATCCGGTGGCTCTGGGGCCACGCGGCGATCCGCACCCTGGCCATCGTGATCCTGACCTTCAACATCACCTGGGGCGCCGCGTGGTCGATCCTCGTGCTCTGGTCCCTCGACCGGGTGCACATGGGGGAGGTGGGCTTCGGCCTGCTGACCACCGCCTCGGCGCTCGGCGGGATGGTCGGCACGTTCCTCTACGGTCGGCTGGAGCGCCGCTTCGACCTCGCGACCCTGATGAAGACCTGCCTCCTCCTGGAGGTCCTCATGCACCTGGCGCTGGCGCTCACCACCGTGCCGTGGGTCGCCCTGTTGATCATGTTCGGCTTCGGCGCCTACGCGTTCGTGTGGTTCAACGTCTCGCAGGTCGTGCGCCAGCGGGCCGTGCCGATGGAGTTCCAGGGCCGGGTGGGCTCGGTCTACCTGATCTTCGTCTTCGGTGGGATGGTCATCGGGCAGGGCATCGGCGGCGTGATCGCCCAGCACTGGGGGCTGGCCGCGCCGTTCTGGTTCGCCTTCGTCGGCTCCGGCCTCACCCTCGCGCTCGTGTGGTCGCGGTTGCCGAGCATCGCGCACGCCGACGAGCCCGCGGCCGCGACCGCCTGA
- a CDS encoding class I SAM-dependent methyltransferase, translating to MRAARRARIVGDVDLRQGRCLEIGPLANPVVSAEVADVRYVDVVDRTGLVAHYEGNPAVDPDAIPEQHFWLTRPDGTVSTLAEAVAADAPYQHVVASHVIEHVPDMVGWLRDVAQVLTWDGALLLAVPDRRYCFDVHRTPATVGQVVQAHLDGDRTPSVRAVLDHFMRAVDHSAEQAWAGEEPPTQGSHPLDDVRRHVARQQAGDYVDCHVWPLTPQVFAGLLDDLLALGHVDFAVERITATRVGDQEFYATLRRLDRRRDPAVATEEARAALARLRAELPDESPSPRPGDADLVPAHVVADLEQQLTETRERLAKVRSARDRARRERDRARAEATDPAPRDGTGLVARLGRRLRP from the coding sequence ATGAGAGCCGCACGCCGTGCCCGGATCGTGGGGGACGTCGACCTCCGTCAGGGGCGTTGCCTCGAGATCGGTCCCCTGGCCAACCCCGTCGTCAGCGCCGAGGTGGCCGACGTCCGCTACGTCGACGTCGTCGACCGGACTGGGCTGGTCGCCCACTACGAGGGCAACCCGGCCGTCGATCCCGACGCGATCCCCGAGCAGCACTTCTGGCTCACCCGCCCCGACGGCACCGTGTCGACGCTCGCCGAGGCGGTCGCGGCCGACGCGCCCTACCAGCACGTGGTGGCCAGCCACGTCATCGAGCACGTGCCCGACATGGTCGGCTGGCTGCGCGACGTCGCCCAGGTGCTCACCTGGGACGGCGCCCTGCTGCTGGCCGTCCCGGACCGCCGCTACTGCTTCGACGTGCACCGCACCCCGGCGACCGTCGGCCAGGTGGTCCAGGCGCACCTCGACGGCGACCGCACGCCGTCGGTGCGCGCGGTGCTCGACCACTTCATGCGGGCCGTCGACCACTCCGCCGAGCAGGCGTGGGCCGGCGAGGAGCCGCCGACGCAGGGGTCGCACCCGCTCGACGACGTACGCCGGCACGTCGCCCGGCAGCAGGCCGGTGACTACGTCGACTGCCACGTCTGGCCCCTGACGCCGCAGGTCTTCGCCGGCCTGCTGGACGACCTGCTCGCCCTCGGCCACGTCGACTTCGCCGTCGAGCGGATCACCGCGACGCGGGTGGGCGACCAGGAGTTCTACGCGACCCTGCGACGGCTCGACCGCCGGCGCGACCCGGCGGTGGCCACCGAGGAGGCGCGAGCCGCCCTCGCCCGGCTCCGGGCCGAGCTCCCGGACGAGTCGCCGTCACCGCGGCCCGGCGACGCGGACCTGGTGCCGGCCCACGTCGTCGCCGACCTCGAGCAACAGCTCACGGAGACACGCGAACGTCTCGCGAAGGTGCGGTCGGCCCGCGACCGGGCGCGCCGCGAGCGCGACCGGGCGCGTGCCGAGGCGACGGACCCCGCCCCACGGGACGGCACCGGCCTGGTGGCTCGGTTGGGACGCCGGCTGCGTCCCTGA
- a CDS encoding pyridoxal-phosphate-dependent aminotransferase family protein, which produces MIRERHLFGPGPSNPYPEATRALAEPLLGHLDPEFLRIMDETCDMLRAAWGTDNTRTLPLSATGSAGMEAAFVNTVHPGDVVVVAVNGLFGQRMTDVAARCGAEVVAVEHDWGQPVDVDRVLAAHPSPAIIAAVHAETSTGVRSDIAALGAGKGDALLLTDAVTSIGGIELRADDWGVDIGYAGTQKCLGVAPGLAPFTINDRAFERRVETPRSWYLDLGMLGGYVGEAGVKGGQRTYHHTAPTAMVASLHGGLTRILEEGLEGVWARHQEAGDALQAGLQEMGLELFAAEGSRLPELTTVNVPDGVDSAAVRKELLDRHGIEIGAGAGAYAASVWRIGLMGRNARPDAVLLVLAALKDVLGRG; this is translated from the coding sequence ATGATCCGCGAGCGCCACCTCTTCGGTCCCGGTCCCTCCAACCCCTACCCGGAGGCCACGCGCGCACTCGCCGAGCCGCTGCTCGGGCACCTCGACCCGGAGTTCCTCCGGATCATGGATGAGACCTGCGACATGCTGCGCGCCGCCTGGGGCACCGACAACACCCGCACGCTGCCGCTCAGCGCGACCGGATCGGCCGGCATGGAGGCGGCGTTCGTCAACACCGTGCACCCCGGCGACGTCGTCGTGGTCGCGGTCAACGGGCTCTTCGGCCAGCGCATGACCGACGTCGCAGCCCGGTGCGGCGCCGAGGTCGTCGCGGTCGAGCACGACTGGGGGCAGCCGGTCGACGTCGACCGCGTGCTCGCCGCGCACCCGTCGCCCGCGATCATCGCCGCGGTCCACGCAGAGACCTCGACGGGCGTCCGCTCCGACATCGCCGCGCTGGGGGCCGGGAAGGGTGACGCCCTGCTCCTCACCGACGCCGTGACCTCGATCGGCGGCATCGAGCTGCGCGCCGACGACTGGGGCGTCGACATCGGCTATGCCGGCACCCAGAAGTGCCTCGGCGTCGCCCCCGGACTGGCGCCGTTCACCATCAACGACCGCGCCTTCGAGCGCCGCGTCGAGACGCCGCGATCGTGGTACCTCGACCTCGGCATGCTCGGGGGCTACGTCGGTGAGGCCGGCGTCAAGGGCGGCCAGCGGACCTACCACCACACCGCACCCACGGCGATGGTCGCGAGCCTCCACGGCGGACTCACCCGGATCCTCGAGGAGGGGCTCGAGGGCGTGTGGGCGCGCCACCAGGAGGCCGGCGACGCGCTGCAGGCGGGGCTCCAGGAGATGGGCCTCGAGCTGTTCGCCGCCGAGGGCAGCCGGCTGCCGGAGCTCACGACGGTCAACGTGCCCGACGGCGTCGACTCCGCGGCCGTCCGCAAGGAGCTGCTCGACCGCCACGGCATCGAGATCGGCGCGGGTGCGGGGGCGTACGCCGCCAGTGTCTGGCGCATCGGCCTCATGGGCCGCAACGCCCGCCCCGACGCGGTGCTGCTCGTGCTCGCGGCGCTGAAGGACGTCCTGGGTCGTGGCTGA
- the rpmF gene encoding 50S ribosomal protein L32, which yields MAVPKRKMSRSNTRHRRSQWKAVAPTLATCANPACGAKHLPHRACGQCGQYGAKADRRQVL from the coding sequence ATGGCTGTTCCGAAGCGGAAGATGTCGCGCAGCAACACGCGTCACCGCCGTTCGCAGTGGAAGGCCGTCGCGCCGACCCTCGCGACGTGCGCCAACCCCGCCTGCGGCGCCAAGCACCTCCCGCACCGCGCGTGCGGCCAGTGCGGCCAGTACGGCGCCAAGGCCGACCGTCGCCAAGTTCTCTGA
- the rnc gene encoding ribonuclease III, producing MQRALTHRSFAYENGQLPTNERLEFLGDSVLGVVVTETLYRVHPDFSEGRLAKLRAAVVNARALADVARQIGLGQHIKLGRGEETTGGRDKASILSDTVEAVIGAIHLSGGIDEAAKVVHLLFDPVMEAAASMGAGLDWKTSLQELSADLGLGVPEYLIEDDGPDHMKTFVARVRVGQQVLGNGTGRSKKEAEQGAAETAYREIKAAHANGQPVPEAVPAPVVAPAAATGPDA from the coding sequence CTGCAGCGTGCCCTGACCCACCGCTCGTTCGCCTACGAGAACGGGCAGCTCCCGACCAACGAGCGCCTGGAGTTCCTGGGGGACTCCGTGCTCGGGGTCGTGGTCACCGAGACGCTCTACCGCGTCCACCCGGACTTCAGCGAGGGCCGCTTGGCCAAGCTGCGGGCCGCGGTGGTCAACGCGCGCGCCCTCGCCGACGTCGCGCGGCAGATCGGTCTCGGCCAGCACATCAAGCTCGGTCGCGGCGAGGAGACCACCGGCGGTCGCGACAAGGCCTCGATCCTGTCCGACACCGTCGAGGCGGTCATCGGGGCGATCCACCTCAGCGGTGGCATCGACGAGGCCGCCAAGGTCGTCCACCTCCTCTTCGACCCGGTGATGGAGGCCGCGGCGTCCATGGGCGCCGGCCTCGACTGGAAGACCTCGCTCCAGGAGCTCTCGGCCGACCTCGGGCTGGGCGTCCCCGAGTACCTCATCGAGGACGACGGCCCCGACCACATGAAGACCTTCGTCGCGCGCGTGCGCGTCGGCCAGCAGGTCCTCGGCAACGGCACCGGCCGCTCCAAGAAGGAGGCCGAGCAGGGCGCCGCCGAGACCGCCTACCGCGAGATCAAGGCTGCCCACGCCAACGGCCAGCCCGTGCCGGAGGCCGTTCCTGCGCCTGTCGTGGCACCGGCCGCGGCCACCGGCCCCGACGCCTGA
- a CDS encoding YceD family protein, with protein sequence MSSLDPKAPLVLDTRELGRRPGSQRELELSVPAPAELGIEVLSVPEGSPVELDLRLEAVMEGVLLTGTATAALEGECVRCLQQIEDEIHVTLQELYVYPDQHDKAAEHDDRDLDDETSRLEDDLIDLEPLLRDAVVLALPFQPLCMDDCPGLCTECGARLADDPDHAHDAAIDPRWAGLQQLRPDTAADPAPNQQDTQD encoded by the coding sequence GTGAGCAGCCTGGACCCGAAGGCGCCGCTTGTGCTTGATACGCGCGAGCTCGGCCGCCGTCCGGGGTCCCAGCGTGAGCTCGAGCTCTCCGTTCCGGCGCCAGCAGAACTTGGCATCGAAGTCCTCTCTGTCCCCGAAGGATCGCCGGTCGAGCTCGACCTGCGGCTGGAGGCGGTCATGGAGGGCGTGCTGCTCACGGGCACGGCCACGGCCGCGCTCGAGGGGGAGTGCGTACGCTGCCTGCAGCAGATCGAGGACGAGATCCACGTGACGCTGCAGGAGCTCTACGTCTACCCCGACCAGCACGACAAGGCCGCGGAGCACGACGACCGCGACCTCGACGACGAGACCAGCCGGCTCGAGGACGACCTGATCGACCTCGAGCCCCTGCTGCGGGACGCGGTGGTGCTCGCACTACCGTTCCAGCCGCTGTGCATGGACGATTGCCCGGGATTGTGCACCGAGTGCGGTGCGCGACTCGCGGACGACCCGGACCACGCGCACGACGCGGCGATCGACCCGCGCTGGGCAGGGCTCCAGCAGCTCAGGCCGGACACGGCAGCAGACCCAGCACCGAACCAGCAGGACACCCAGGACTGA
- a CDS encoding FAD-binding oxidoreductase — translation MDALAELVESLPAGVVATDPATVDTYRHDWSRDVGAGTPVAVVRVEDAEHVQVAVRWAARHGVPVVPRGAGSGLSGGASAVDGGIVLSLERMRAIEIDTSCQVAVVEPGAFNAEVKAASREHGLWYPPDPSSYEICSIGGNVATNAGGLCCVKYGVTTDYVLGLDVVLADGTLITLGGKRIKDVAGFSLLKLFVGSEGTLGIVTRAILRLVPLPLPPATLVASFPSVVAAAEAVVAVRRSLRPSMMELMDRATINAVEDFSPRGLDRTAGALLVAQSDAPGDARTAEIATVEAACVAAGATEVVVTDDPAEGEMFVEARRMAFPAVEARGSLLLEDVGAAVPLLPDLLAAVTEIAERHDVEIPTVAHAGDGNTHPIIVYDAADADSERRARAAFDDILQAAIRLGGTITGEHGVGRTKKAALPDQLGEDVMALSRRIKDALDPAGILNPGAVL, via the coding sequence GTGGATGCCCTCGCAGAGCTCGTGGAGTCCCTGCCCGCCGGTGTCGTCGCGACGGACCCCGCGACCGTCGACACCTACCGCCACGACTGGTCGCGCGACGTCGGCGCCGGCACCCCGGTGGCGGTGGTGCGCGTCGAGGACGCCGAGCATGTGCAGGTCGCGGTGCGCTGGGCGGCCCGTCACGGCGTACCGGTCGTGCCGCGTGGCGCCGGGTCAGGTCTCTCGGGTGGCGCCAGCGCGGTCGACGGCGGCATCGTGCTCAGCCTCGAGCGGATGCGGGCGATCGAGATCGACACCAGCTGCCAGGTCGCCGTCGTCGAGCCGGGCGCCTTCAACGCCGAGGTGAAGGCCGCCTCGCGCGAGCACGGCCTCTGGTACCCGCCGGACCCGTCGTCCTACGAGATCTGCTCGATCGGCGGCAACGTCGCCACCAACGCCGGCGGCCTGTGCTGCGTGAAGTACGGCGTCACCACCGACTACGTCCTCGGCCTCGACGTCGTCCTCGCCGACGGCACCCTCATCACCCTCGGCGGCAAGCGGATCAAGGACGTCGCCGGGTTCTCCCTGCTCAAGCTGTTCGTCGGGTCCGAGGGCACGCTCGGCATCGTCACCAGGGCGATCCTGCGGTTGGTGCCGCTGCCGCTCCCGCCCGCGACGCTGGTGGCGTCGTTCCCGTCGGTGGTGGCCGCGGCCGAGGCGGTCGTCGCCGTACGACGCTCGCTGCGGCCCTCGATGATGGAGCTGATGGACCGCGCCACCATCAACGCCGTCGAGGACTTCAGCCCGCGCGGCCTCGACCGCACGGCCGGCGCGCTGCTGGTTGCCCAGTCCGACGCACCGGGCGATGCCCGGACCGCGGAGATCGCCACCGTCGAGGCGGCCTGCGTCGCCGCCGGTGCGACCGAGGTCGTGGTCACCGACGACCCGGCCGAGGGGGAGATGTTCGTCGAGGCCCGGCGGATGGCCTTCCCGGCCGTCGAGGCACGCGGCAGCCTGCTGCTGGAGGACGTCGGCGCCGCGGTGCCGCTGCTGCCCGACCTCCTCGCCGCGGTCACGGAGATCGCCGAGCGCCACGACGTCGAGATCCCCACCGTGGCTCACGCGGGCGACGGCAACACCCACCCGATCATCGTCTACGACGCCGCCGACGCGGACTCCGAGCGCCGGGCCCGCGCCGCGTTCGACGACATCCTCCAGGCGGCCATCCGCCTCGGCGGGACCATCACCGGCGAGCACGGGGTGGGGCGCACCAAGAAGGCCGCGCTGCCCGACCAGCTCGGCGAGGACGTGATGGCGCTGTCGCGGCGCATCAAGGACGCCCTCGACCCCGCCGGCATCCTCAACCCGGGTGCTGTCCTATGA
- a CDS encoding GNAT family N-acetyltransferase — translation MADGLVLRPMTQHEYDTYRTRSVQDYAREIAEARGLDPADALATAEGEFAELLPDGLPSPGMHLWTAVTGDGEAVGLGWLELRRKTSGVSAWVYDVHLDADRRGQGLGRQLMEALHEQARELGATTIALNVFGHNTAAIRLYDSLGYAVTAQQMRRDL, via the coding sequence GTGGCTGACGGCCTGGTGCTGCGTCCGATGACGCAGCACGAGTACGACACCTACCGCACGCGGTCCGTGCAGGACTACGCCCGCGAGATCGCCGAGGCGCGCGGCCTGGACCCCGCTGATGCCCTGGCGACCGCCGAGGGAGAGTTCGCCGAGCTGCTGCCCGACGGGTTGCCCAGCCCCGGCATGCACCTGTGGACGGCGGTGACCGGTGACGGTGAGGCCGTCGGCCTGGGCTGGCTCGAACTGCGCCGCAAGACCTCCGGGGTGTCGGCCTGGGTCTACGACGTGCACCTCGACGCCGACCGACGGGGGCAGGGTCTCGGCCGGCAGCTGATGGAGGCCTTGCACGAGCAGGCGCGGGAGCTGGGCGCGACGACGATCGCCCTCAACGTCTTCGGGCACAACACGGCAGCGATCCGGCTCTACGACTCGCTCGGCTACGCCGTCACGGCGCAGCAGATGCGTCGCGACCTCTGA
- the mutM gene encoding bifunctional DNA-formamidopyrimidine glycosylase/DNA-(apurinic or apyrimidinic site) lyase gives MPELPEVEVVRAGLERHVVGASIEAVEVLHPRPVRRDHRGPTGFAAALVGQRIEAVRRRGKYFWLALANGDALLGHLGMSGQMLLHEPGALDERHLRVRFTLAAPAPLVEEGTPAPVTRPLEMRFVDQRMFGGLVVSAGGAELPAEIVHIARDPIDPEFDDDEFVRRARRRTSAVKRLLLDQGLISGVGNIYADEALWRARLNGERPGDRLTGPVLRELLGHVRDVMGQALAQGGTSFDALYVNVNGESGYFDRSLDAYGQEGEPCGRCGTAIRRVAFMNRSSFFCPTCQRPPRARRAGRR, from the coding sequence GTGCCCGAGCTCCCCGAGGTCGAGGTCGTCCGCGCCGGGCTCGAGCGCCACGTCGTCGGCGCGAGCATCGAGGCCGTCGAGGTGCTCCACCCGCGGCCCGTGCGCCGCGACCACCGCGGGCCGACCGGGTTCGCCGCCGCCCTGGTGGGCCAGCGCATCGAGGCGGTCCGCCGCCGCGGCAAGTACTTCTGGCTCGCCCTCGCCAACGGTGACGCCCTGCTGGGCCACCTCGGCATGAGCGGGCAGATGCTCCTCCACGAGCCGGGTGCGCTCGACGAGCGCCACCTGCGGGTCCGGTTCACGCTCGCCGCCCCCGCGCCGCTGGTCGAGGAGGGCACCCCGGCGCCCGTCACCAGGCCCCTCGAGATGCGCTTCGTCGACCAGCGCATGTTCGGCGGCCTCGTGGTCTCGGCAGGCGGCGCGGAGCTGCCGGCCGAGATCGTGCACATCGCCCGCGACCCGATCGACCCGGAGTTCGACGACGACGAGTTCGTGCGCCGCGCGCGGCGTCGTACGTCCGCTGTCAAGCGGCTGCTGCTCGACCAGGGCCTCATCTCGGGCGTGGGCAACATCTATGCCGACGAGGCGCTCTGGCGCGCCCGGCTGAACGGAGAGCGGCCGGGGGACCGGCTCACCGGTCCGGTGCTGCGCGAGCTGCTCGGCCACGTCCGCGACGTGATGGGCCAGGCGCTGGCCCAGGGCGGCACGTCCTTCGACGCCCTCTACGTCAACGTCAACGGCGAGTCCGGCTACTTCGACCGCTCCCTCGACGCCTACGGCCAGGAGGGGGAGCCGTGCGGACGCTGCGGCACCGCCATCCGCCGCGTCGCCTTCATGAACCGCTCGTCGTTCTTCTGCCCGACCTGCCAGCGGCCGCCGCGAGCGCGGCGCGCCGGTAGGCGTTGA